From Pulveribacter suum, a single genomic window includes:
- a CDS encoding tripartite tricarboxylate transporter permease — MGDTLQHLGEGFGVALAPINLLLGLIGSFIGTVVGMLPGLGPINGVAILMPLAFALKLPPESALILLTAVYIGCEFGGRISSILINVPGDAGAIMTAVDGYPMAVKGQAGVALSISAWSSFIGSFVAFIGIVLAAPLLARWALAFGPAEYFALMCFAFACITGLMGDAPMKAVLAAVLGLALSTVGLDSNSGVYRFTAGSVHLSDGIQFVVVVIGLFSVSEVLLMLEQHLVQAPPIRAIGRNLFNRAEMALTWWGTVRSSVLGFVVGVLPGAGATIASAMAYTMEKRLCDTEGTFGKGDIRGVAAPEAANNASANGSFVPMLTLGVPGSGTTAVMVGALSLYNITPGPALFTQQPTLVWGLIASMAVCNVLLLIMNIPMIGLFTRMLALPNWILVPGILAISAVGVYAIHATTFDLVLMVVLGIVGYLLRKAGVPMAPLILGFVLGDMMEQNLRRALSITNGELGILWESPISIGLWVGVATMLLLPPVYRRLSRRRAAAAAA, encoded by the coding sequence ATGGGCGATACCCTGCAACACCTGGGCGAGGGCTTTGGCGTCGCCCTTGCGCCCATCAATCTGCTGCTGGGCCTGATCGGCTCGTTCATCGGCACCGTGGTCGGCATGCTGCCGGGGCTGGGGCCGATCAACGGCGTGGCCATCCTGATGCCGCTGGCCTTTGCGCTCAAGCTGCCGCCCGAGTCGGCGCTGATTTTGCTCACCGCCGTCTATATCGGCTGCGAGTTCGGCGGGCGCATTTCTTCCATCCTGATCAATGTGCCGGGCGACGCCGGCGCCATCATGACCGCCGTGGACGGCTACCCCATGGCCGTGAAGGGCCAGGCCGGCGTGGCGCTGTCGATCTCGGCGTGGTCGTCGTTCATCGGCTCGTTCGTGGCCTTCATCGGCATCGTGCTGGCCGCGCCGCTCTTGGCGCGCTGGGCACTGGCGTTCGGGCCGGCGGAGTATTTCGCGCTGATGTGCTTTGCCTTTGCTTGCATCACCGGCCTGATGGGCGACGCGCCCATGAAGGCGGTGCTGGCCGCCGTGCTGGGCCTGGCCCTGTCCACCGTGGGGCTGGACAGCAACTCGGGCGTGTACCGCTTCACCGCGGGCAGCGTGCACCTGTCCGACGGCATCCAGTTCGTGGTGGTGGTCATCGGGCTGTTCTCGGTCAGCGAGGTCTTGCTGATGCTGGAGCAGCACCTGGTGCAGGCGCCACCGATTCGCGCCATCGGCCGCAACCTGTTCAACCGCGCCGAGATGGCGCTGACCTGGTGGGGCACGGTGCGCTCGTCGGTGCTGGGCTTCGTCGTCGGCGTGCTGCCAGGCGCGGGCGCGACGATTGCCAGCGCCATGGCCTACACCATGGAAAAGCGCCTGTGCGACACCGAGGGCACCTTCGGCAAGGGCGACATCCGCGGCGTGGCGGCGCCGGAGGCGGCCAACAACGCTTCGGCCAACGGCTCGTTCGTGCCCATGCTGACCCTGGGCGTGCCCGGCTCGGGCACCACCGCGGTGATGGTGGGTGCGCTGTCGCTGTACAACATCACGCCCGGCCCGGCGCTGTTCACCCAGCAGCCCACGCTGGTGTGGGGCCTGATCGCCTCGATGGCCGTGTGCAACGTGCTGCTGCTGATCATGAACATCCCGATGATCGGCCTGTTCACGCGCATGCTGGCCCTGCCCAACTGGATTTTGGTGCCCGGCATCCTGGCCATCAGCGCGGTGGGGGTGTATGCCATCCACGCCACCACGTTCGACCTGGTGCTGATGGTGGTGCTGGGCATCGTGGGCTACCTGCTGCGCAAGGCCGGCGTGCCCATGGCGCCGCTGATTCTCGGCTTCGTGCTGGGCGACATGATGGAGCAGAACCTGCGCCGGGCGCTGTCGATCACCAACGGCGAGCTGGGCATCCTGTGGGAGAGCCCGATCTCCATCGGCCTGTGGGTCGGCGTGGCCACCATGCTGCTGCTGCCGCCCGTGTACCGGCGCCTGTCGCGCCGCCGCGCGGCCGCCGCTGCCGCCTGA
- a CDS encoding tripartite tricarboxylate transporter TctB family protein, translated as MADRILGLLALALAITMAWMAQSYQAEFSYEPVGPRAFPLLLAAVLAVAGMWLAVRPGRAADATVWRPAPALLMVMAAMVVFALLFQTLGFVLATTLMALPVGRSFGGRPLPSLAAGVGLGLGLYFLFDKLFDVILPTGVLAFILGGR; from the coding sequence ATGGCGGATCGCATCCTGGGCCTGCTGGCCCTGGCACTGGCCATCACCATGGCCTGGATGGCGCAAAGCTACCAGGCCGAGTTTTCCTATGAGCCCGTGGGCCCGCGCGCCTTTCCGCTGCTGCTGGCCGCCGTGCTGGCGGTCGCCGGCATGTGGCTGGCCGTGCGGCCGGGCCGCGCGGCGGATGCGACGGTCTGGCGCCCGGCGCCGGCGCTGCTGATGGTGATGGCCGCCATGGTGGTCTTTGCCCTGCTGTTCCAGACACTGGGCTTCGTGCTGGCCACCACGCTCATGGCGCTGCCCGTGGGCCGCAGCTTTGGCGGCCGGCCCCTGCCCAGCCTGGCGGCGGGCGTGGGCCTGGGTCTGGGCCTGTACTTCCTGTTCGACAAGCTGTTCGACGTGATCCTGCCCACCGGGGTGCTCGCGTTCATCCTCGGGGGACGATAG
- a CDS encoding 16S rRNA (uracil(1498)-N(3))-methyltransferase has translation MPRFHCPLPLAAGAQIALPPTAARHVQVLRLQPGDALTLFNGEGGEWSATVARMGRSDVEVTVGTHAAVEREAARAVHLAVGMPANERMDWLVEKATELGAASIQPIAAARSVLKLSGERAARRQQHWQAIAVAACEQCGRNRVPPVAAPLALSDWLRQGGQPEGTRLLLSLRQGSRPLREAAGDAGPVWVLHGPEGGLTEQEEGAAVARGFAPASLGARVLRAETASVAALAVLGLA, from the coding sequence ATGCCCCGTTTTCACTGCCCCCTGCCCCTGGCCGCCGGCGCGCAGATCGCGCTGCCGCCCACGGCCGCGCGCCACGTGCAGGTGCTGCGCCTGCAGCCGGGCGACGCGCTGACGCTGTTCAACGGCGAGGGCGGCGAATGGAGCGCCACCGTGGCGCGCATGGGCCGCTCCGACGTCGAGGTGACCGTGGGCACGCACGCGGCCGTCGAGCGCGAAGCCGCGCGCGCCGTGCACCTGGCCGTGGGCATGCCAGCCAACGAGCGCATGGACTGGCTGGTGGAAAAGGCCACCGAGCTGGGCGCCGCCAGCATCCAGCCCATCGCGGCGGCGCGCAGCGTGCTCAAGCTCTCGGGCGAGCGCGCCGCCCGGCGCCAGCAGCACTGGCAGGCCATTGCCGTGGCCGCCTGCGAGCAGTGCGGGCGCAACCGCGTGCCGCCCGTGGCCGCGCCCCTGGCCCTGTCCGACTGGCTGCGCCAGGGCGGCCAGCCCGAGGGCACGCGGTTGCTGCTGTCGCTGCGGCAGGGCAGCCGCCCGCTGCGCGAGGCCGCCGGCGACGCCGGCCCCGTCTGGGTGCTGCACGGCCCCGAGGGCGGCCTGACGGAGCAGGAAGAGGGCGCCGCCGTAGCCCGCGGCTTCGCCCCTGCCAGCCTGGGCGCGCGCGTGTTGCGGGCCGAGACCGCCTCGGTCGCCGCGCTGGCCGTGCTGGGCTTGGCCTGA
- a CDS encoding alpha/beta hydrolase, whose translation MPTAAPSTLTTRDGRTLALHDWAPSAAQGRRATALLVHGLGEHAGRYGPVAQRLNACGLQVRGYDQHGHGASGGARGALARDDQLPDDLAQVLDATRAGMPAGEPLVLVGHSMGGLVAADFVARGLRPVDALVLSSPALAAFLNPLQKLLLATLPRLLPNLRVGNGLDADGLSHDAQVVAAYRADPLCHDRISARLARYIATGGAPVVAAAPRWRVPTLLMWGEQDRIVNPAGARAFAAAAPADVLTARGFAGLRHEIFNELQAEPVFTLLQDWLARRGWAGVWAKNG comes from the coding sequence ATGCCAACAGCCGCCCCCTCCACGCTCACCACCCGCGACGGCCGCACGCTGGCGCTGCATGACTGGGCGCCTTCCGCCGCGCAGGGCCGGCGCGCCACGGCGCTGCTGGTGCACGGCCTGGGCGAGCACGCCGGCCGCTACGGCCCTGTCGCGCAGCGGCTGAACGCCTGCGGCCTGCAGGTGCGCGGCTACGACCAGCACGGCCACGGGGCTTCGGGCGGCGCGCGCGGCGCGCTGGCCCGGGATGACCAGCTGCCGGACGATCTGGCGCAGGTGCTGGACGCCACGCGCGCCGGCATGCCTGCGGGGGAACCGCTGGTGCTCGTGGGCCACAGCATGGGCGGCCTGGTGGCGGCGGATTTCGTGGCGCGCGGCCTGCGCCCGGTCGATGCGCTGGTGCTGTCCTCGCCGGCGCTGGCGGCCTTCCTGAACCCGCTGCAAAAGCTGCTGCTGGCCACGCTGCCGCGCCTGCTGCCGAATCTGCGCGTAGGCAACGGCCTGGATGCGGATGGCCTGTCGCACGACGCACAGGTCGTGGCCGCCTACCGGGCCGATCCGCTGTGCCACGACCGCATCAGCGCCCGGCTGGCGCGCTATATCGCCACCGGCGGTGCGCCGGTGGTGGCCGCCGCGCCGCGCTGGCGCGTGCCGACGCTGTTGATGTGGGGCGAGCAAGACCGCATCGTGAACCCGGCCGGCGCCCGCGCCTTTGCCGCCGCGGCGCCGGCGGACGTGCTCACGGCGCGCGGCTTTGCCGGACTGCGCCACGAAATCTTCAACGAGCTGCAGGCCGAGCCGGTGTTCACCTTGCTGCAGGACTGGCTGGCACGCCGGGGGTGGGCCGGTGTTTGGGCCAAAAACGGCTGA
- a CDS encoding AbrB family transcriptional regulator encodes MGVRQLRGWGLLALCSAPLAAALLALHVPAAVLLACMVSAMALAVRGAQLAVPRRVFGWGQGLLGCLMAQSLQPRHLEPLVQRWPLFLAATLVLIVASTALGWWLMRRQVMPGTTALWGMSPGAAAAMVVLAEQYGADARLVAFMQYTRVLLVTLAAAAVARLAGGAHPLAAPDVAWWGTPGLGPLALTAALVLGGSALARRFGIAGGAMVLPLVGAALAQGVWDVQPALPPALMLAAYAAIGWSVGLRFTRAILLHALRALPQVLLSTLALMLVGLATGAVLVLAAGVDPLSAFLATGPGGADSMAVIAATSAVDAGFVMAMQLARFLIVLAVGPALTRRVARASGVQPSL; translated from the coding sequence ATGGGCGTGCGGCAGCTGCGCGGCTGGGGGCTGCTGGCACTGTGCAGCGCGCCGCTGGCCGCCGCCCTGCTGGCGCTGCACGTGCCGGCGGCCGTGCTGCTGGCCTGCATGGTCAGCGCCATGGCGCTGGCCGTGCGCGGCGCGCAGCTGGCGGTGCCGCGGCGCGTTTTCGGCTGGGGCCAGGGCCTGCTGGGCTGCCTGATGGCGCAAAGCCTGCAGCCCCGCCACCTGGAGCCGCTCGTGCAGCGCTGGCCGCTGTTTCTCGCCGCCACGCTGGTGCTGATCGTGGCCAGCACCGCGCTGGGCTGGTGGCTGATGCGCCGGCAGGTCATGCCCGGCACCACGGCGCTGTGGGGCATGTCGCCCGGCGCCGCCGCCGCCATGGTGGTGCTGGCCGAGCAGTACGGCGCCGACGCGCGCCTGGTGGCCTTCATGCAATACACGCGCGTGCTGCTGGTGACGCTGGCGGCCGCCGCCGTGGCGCGCCTGGCCGGCGGCGCGCATCCGCTGGCCGCGCCCGATGTGGCCTGGTGGGGCACGCCCGGCCTGGGCCCCCTGGCGCTGACCGCGGCGCTGGTGCTGGGCGGCAGTGCGCTAGCGCGGCGTTTCGGCATCGCCGGCGGCGCCATGGTGCTGCCCCTGGTGGGCGCGGCGCTGGCGCAGGGCGTGTGGGACGTGCAGCCCGCCCTGCCGCCGGCACTGATGCTGGCAGCCTACGCGGCCATCGGCTGGAGCGTGGGGCTGCGCTTCACGCGCGCCATCTTGCTGCACGCGCTGCGCGCGCTGCCGCAGGTGCTGCTGTCCACGCTGGCGCTGATGCTGGTGGGCCTGGCCACGGGCGCCGTGCTGGTGCTGGCCGCGGGGGTGGACCCCTTGAGCGCGTTTCTCGCCACCGGCCCGGGCGGGGCCGATTCCATGGCCGTGATCGCGGCCACCAGCGCGGTGGATGCGGGTTTTGTCATGGCCATGCAGCTGGCGCGTTTTCTGATCGTGCTGGCCGTGGGGCCGGCGCTGACGCGGCGCGTGGCGCGCGCCAGCGGCGTGCAGCCGTCCCTATGA
- a CDS encoding aminoglycoside phosphotransferase family protein: MSDLPPFPSAPAAAPPPDRASVTWDDPARQQAFTVWLGAMAAAYGLEPASLRPASSDASFRRYLRVDGPQGATCIVMDAPPAREDCRPFVHVQALMQQAGLAVPRILAWDEAQGFMLLTDVGRQTVIELLREDDPQAAQAWYLQAVDVLLDWQRATQGGALPPYDAALLHRELQLFPDWYIARHRGVTLGDAQQATLARTFDAIVARNLAVPSVFVHRDFMMRNLMAGPDGRLAVLDFQDAVLGPVTYDIASLLRDAFISWDEEFVIDITVRYWEKARRAGLLGAASSSGFGQDFGEFYRAVDWMALQRHLKVAGIFARLTLRDGKPRYLADAPRFIRYIRQTAGRYRELSPLLRLIDEIEGTQAATGYAFGRV, encoded by the coding sequence ATGAGCGACTTGCCCCCCTTCCCCTCCGCCCCGGCCGCCGCGCCGCCGCCCGACCGCGCCAGCGTGACCTGGGACGACCCCGCGCGCCAGCAGGCCTTCACCGTCTGGCTGGGTGCCATGGCGGCCGCCTACGGCCTCGAGCCGGCCAGCCTGCGCCCGGCCTCCAGCGATGCTAGCTTTCGCCGCTACCTGCGCGTGGACGGCCCGCAGGGCGCCACCTGCATCGTCATGGACGCCCCGCCTGCGCGCGAGGACTGCCGCCCCTTCGTGCATGTGCAGGCGCTGATGCAGCAGGCCGGCCTGGCCGTGCCGCGCATCCTGGCCTGGGACGAGGCGCAGGGCTTCATGCTGCTGACCGACGTGGGCCGCCAGACGGTGATCGAGCTCTTGCGCGAGGACGACCCCCAGGCCGCCCAGGCCTGGTACCTGCAGGCCGTGGACGTGCTGCTGGACTGGCAGCGCGCCACGCAGGGCGGCGCTCTGCCGCCCTACGACGCGGCGCTGCTGCACCGCGAGTTGCAGCTGTTTCCGGATTGGTACATCGCGCGCCACCGCGGCGTTACCCTGGGCGACGCCCAGCAGGCCACCCTGGCCCGCACGTTCGACGCCATCGTGGCCCGCAACCTGGCCGTGCCCAGCGTCTTCGTGCACCGCGACTTCATGATGCGCAACCTGATGGCCGGCCCGGATGGCCGCCTGGCGGTGCTGGATTTCCAGGACGCGGTGCTCGGCCCCGTCACCTACGACATTGCCAGCCTGCTGCGCGACGCCTTCATCAGCTGGGACGAAGAGTTCGTCATCGACATCACCGTGCGCTACTGGGAAAAGGCGCGCCGCGCCGGCCTCCTGGGCGCGGCCAGCAGCAGCGGCTTCGGCCAGGATTTCGGCGAGTTCTACCGCGCCGTGGACTGGATGGCGCTGCAGCGCCACCTGAAGGTCGCCGGCATCTTCGCGCGCCTCACTTTGCGCGACGGCAAGCCGCGCTACCTGGCCGACGCGCCGCGCTTCATCCGCTACATCCGCCAGACCGCTGGGCGCTACCGTGAGCTGTCGCCGCTCTTGCGCCTGATCGACGAGATCGAGGGCACGCAGGCCGCCACCGGCTACGCCTTCGGCCGCGTCTGA
- a CDS encoding Bug family tripartite tricarboxylate transporter substrate binding protein, with the protein MKTLRTTLATAALALASTLAAAGPLDKTECIAPAKPGGGFDLTCKLAQGALMEGKYISDPMRVSYMPGGIGAVAYNAIVAQRPAENNTIVAYSGGSLLNLAQGKFGRYSESDVRWLAAVGTDYGAVIVADSSPITSIADLVAAIKANPGKVVFGAGGSVGSQDWMKAALTARASGLDPKSMRFVAFEGGGEALTALQGGHVQVYSGDASEAEEQIKAGAKIRVLAVMADKRLEGSMANVPTMKELGYDVQWPIIRGFYMGPKVSDADFRVWSDTFAKMMATPGYDKLRAERGLFKFALTGPELDAFIKERMTAYRKLAADFGLRVTQ; encoded by the coding sequence ATGAAGACACTGCGCACCACCCTTGCCACCGCCGCGCTGGCCCTGGCCAGCACCCTGGCCGCTGCCGGCCCGCTGGACAAGACCGAATGCATCGCCCCGGCCAAGCCCGGCGGCGGGTTCGACCTGACCTGCAAGCTGGCGCAGGGCGCGCTGATGGAGGGCAAATACATCAGCGACCCGATGCGCGTGAGCTACATGCCCGGCGGCATCGGCGCCGTGGCCTACAACGCCATCGTGGCCCAGCGCCCGGCCGAGAACAACACCATCGTCGCCTACTCGGGCGGCTCGCTCTTGAACCTGGCGCAGGGCAAGTTCGGCCGCTACAGCGAGTCCGACGTGCGCTGGCTGGCCGCGGTCGGCACGGACTACGGCGCCGTCATCGTCGCCGACAGCTCGCCCATCACGTCGATCGCCGACCTGGTGGCGGCCATCAAGGCCAACCCGGGCAAGGTGGTGTTCGGCGCCGGCGGCAGCGTGGGCAGCCAGGACTGGATGAAGGCCGCACTCACGGCGCGCGCCAGCGGGCTGGACCCAAAGTCCATGCGCTTCGTGGCGTTCGAGGGCGGCGGCGAGGCGCTCACGGCGCTGCAGGGCGGCCACGTGCAGGTCTATTCGGGCGACGCCTCGGAGGCCGAGGAGCAGATCAAGGCCGGCGCCAAGATCCGCGTGCTGGCCGTCATGGCCGACAAGCGACTGGAAGGCAGCATGGCCAACGTGCCCACCATGAAGGAGCTGGGCTACGACGTGCAGTGGCCCATCATCCGCGGCTTCTACATGGGCCCGAAGGTCAGCGACGCCGACTTCCGTGTCTGGAGCGACACCTTCGCCAAGATGATGGCCACGCCCGGCTACGACAAGCTGCGCGCCGAGCGCGGCCTGTTCAAGTTCGCGCTCACCGGCCCCGAGCTGGACGCCTTCATCAAGGAGCGCATGACCGCCTACCGCAAGCTGGCCGCGGACTTCGGCCTGCGCGTGACGCAGTAA
- a CDS encoding LPS-assembly protein LptD, whose protein sequence is MLPLRPRSSPPPSPTSLPARHALARLAALVLCGAPLGALAQAQEPAPPLQPSPGLTEALPPAVRAQQPVFVRGDQLSGQPDIEATIEGNAELRRADTLIHADRMHYDVAADRARASGNVRINRAGNRYAGSLLDMEVDAFHGFFNEASYRFLANGAHGEASRVDFIDRDHSVVHEATYTTCERTDEVSWQPDWVLRARRIELDQAEEVGRAEGAVLEFKGVPILPVPSITFPLSDKRKSGLLPPTVGLDTVSGVEYAQPYYWNIAPNRDATFTPMLMTRRGVSLAGEFRYLEPTYKGELGAQYMPGDRLRHHDRWAWRGQHNGVLDTPVGGVGLALNIRRVSDDDYWRDFTQRGSGYSGSQMQLAERLLPGDAILNWGRNDHSVMLRTLKWQTLQDPFAPIAPPYDRLPQLHWRYAPGQLPAGLDASVEADYTHFSADRRFYAQPNARRSYAMAQVSRPFLAPAGFVTPRLQLHATSYEFDAPLANGQRSATRTLPTFSLDSGLVFERDAHFFGRGFLQTLEPRAFYTYTPYRDQSLLPVYDTAATDFNFASIYTENAFGGNDRLADNNLLTLGVTTRLLDPDTGAEAARFGLAQRLRFSDQRVTMPGGSPTSERLSDVLLGAGINWTPQWGVDGTVQYNPKDGRSMRTTIGARYSPGAYRTVSAAYRMQKVTDLITEPSKQLDVGWQWPLNDLWGDRRSTPSESAGRWYSVGRLNYSLQDRKLVDTVVGLEYESCCWIGRVVLERLQRSVSSSSTRVMLQLEFVGLSRLSLGANPLASLRQHVPRYQYLRETVTQPSRFTQYD, encoded by the coding sequence GTGCTGCCTCTTCGCCCGCGTTCCTCCCCGCCCCCGTCCCCCACCAGCCTGCCGGCACGCCACGCGCTTGCCCGGCTGGCAGCGCTGGTGCTGTGCGGCGCGCCGCTGGGCGCCCTGGCTCAGGCGCAGGAGCCGGCCCCGCCGCTGCAGCCCAGCCCCGGGCTGACCGAGGCGCTGCCCCCCGCCGTGCGCGCGCAGCAGCCGGTGTTCGTGCGCGGCGACCAGCTGTCGGGCCAGCCCGACATCGAAGCCACCATCGAGGGCAACGCCGAGCTGCGCCGCGCAGACACCCTCATCCACGCCGACCGCATGCACTACGACGTGGCCGCCGACCGCGCCCGCGCCAGCGGCAACGTGCGCATCAACCGCGCCGGCAACCGCTATGCGGGCTCGCTGCTGGACATGGAGGTGGACGCCTTCCACGGCTTCTTCAACGAGGCCAGCTACCGTTTTCTGGCCAACGGCGCGCACGGCGAGGCCTCCCGCGTGGACTTCATCGACCGCGACCACTCCGTGGTGCACGAGGCCACCTACACCACCTGCGAGCGCACCGACGAGGTCAGCTGGCAGCCCGACTGGGTGCTGCGCGCGCGCCGCATCGAACTGGACCAGGCCGAGGAAGTAGGCCGCGCCGAGGGGGCGGTGCTGGAGTTCAAGGGCGTGCCCATCCTGCCTGTGCCCTCCATCACCTTCCCGCTGTCGGACAAGCGCAAGAGCGGCCTGCTGCCGCCCACCGTGGGACTGGACACGGTGAGCGGCGTGGAATATGCCCAGCCCTACTACTGGAACATTGCGCCCAACCGCGACGCCACCTTCACCCCGATGCTGATGACGCGCCGCGGCGTGTCGCTGGCTGGCGAGTTCCGCTACCTGGAGCCGACCTACAAGGGCGAGCTGGGCGCGCAGTACATGCCCGGCGACCGCCTGCGCCACCACGACCGCTGGGCCTGGCGCGGCCAGCACAACGGCGTGCTGGACACGCCCGTGGGCGGCGTCGGCCTGGCCCTGAACATCCGCCGCGTGAGCGACGACGACTACTGGCGCGACTTCACCCAGCGCGGCAGCGGCTACAGCGGCTCGCAGATGCAGCTGGCCGAGCGCCTGCTGCCCGGCGACGCCATCCTGAACTGGGGCCGCAATGACCACAGCGTGATGCTGCGCACCCTGAAGTGGCAGACGCTGCAGGACCCGTTCGCGCCCATCGCTCCGCCGTACGACCGCCTGCCCCAGCTGCACTGGCGCTACGCGCCCGGCCAGCTGCCCGCCGGGCTGGACGCCAGCGTGGAAGCCGACTACACGCACTTTTCGGCCGACCGGCGCTTTTATGCCCAGCCCAACGCGCGGCGCAGCTACGCGATGGCGCAGGTCAGCCGGCCCTTCCTGGCGCCCGCCGGCTTCGTCACGCCGCGGCTGCAGCTGCACGCCACCAGCTACGAGTTCGACGCGCCCCTGGCCAACGGCCAGCGCTCGGCCACGCGCACCCTGCCCACCTTCAGCCTGGACAGCGGCCTGGTCTTCGAGCGCGACGCCCACTTCTTCGGCCGCGGCTTTCTGCAGACGCTGGAGCCGCGCGCCTTCTACACCTACACGCCGTACCGCGACCAGAGCCTGCTGCCGGTGTACGACACGGCGGCCACGGACTTCAACTTCGCCTCCATCTACACGGAGAACGCCTTCGGCGGCAACGACCGCCTGGCCGACAACAACCTGCTGACGCTGGGCGTGACCACCCGGCTGCTGGATCCGGACACCGGCGCCGAGGCCGCGCGCTTCGGGCTGGCCCAGCGCCTGCGCTTTTCCGACCAGCGCGTGACCATGCCCGGCGGCTCGCCCACCAGCGAGCGGCTGTCGGACGTGCTGCTGGGCGCCGGCATCAACTGGACGCCGCAGTGGGGCGTGGACGGCACCGTGCAGTACAACCCCAAGGACGGGCGCTCCATGCGCACCACCATCGGCGCGCGCTACTCGCCCGGGGCCTACCGCACGGTGAGCGCCGCCTACCGCATGCAAAAGGTGACCGACCTGATCACCGAGCCCAGCAAGCAGCTGGACGTGGGCTGGCAGTGGCCGCTGAACGACCTGTGGGGCGACCGGCGCAGCACGCCCAGCGAGAGCGCCGGGCGCTGGTACAGCGTGGGCCGGCTCAACTACAGCCTGCAGGACCGCAAGCTGGTGGACACCGTGGTGGGGCTGGAATACGAGAGCTGCTGCTGGATCGGCCGCGTGGTGCTGGAGCGCCTGCAGCGCAGCGTCAGCTCGTCGAGCACGCGCGTCATGCTGCAGCTGGAATTCGTCGGCCTGTCGCGCCTGTCGCTGGGCGCCAACCCGCTGGCCTCGCTGCGCCAGCACGTGCCGCGCTACCAGTACCTGCGCGAGACCGTCACCCAGCCCAGCCGCTTCACCCAGTACGATTGA
- a CDS encoding GGDEF domain-containing protein — MTVLAALLMLCCIGAMYLAVASGLTPARPVHWWALVCCTGLGTVYGLIRSGRTRHWRDPAMTLFQNLSAMACVAAAYVIAGQARGIVLPILAVILMFGVFGLTPRQMVGVLAGGLLMFGAAVVWVQVRTAPGAQPLALAAAYLMMIAVVLLAGTLLNLRAYATRQTLRKQKAELARAVEQVRELATRDELTGLPNRRFMLEMMHLEIQRARRSHRPLLVAQLDLDHFKAVNDTHGHAAGDAALQAFARTVAACVRSADVLARWGGEEFVLLMGNTTAAEGTCLLTRLREAVAAAPVALPSQDTARLTVSIGAAQLRPGEGMDAVLQRADKALYAAKRQGRDRVVWAPGDAP, encoded by the coding sequence ATGACCGTGCTGGCGGCGCTGCTCATGCTGTGCTGCATCGGCGCCATGTATCTGGCGGTGGCTTCGGGGTTGACGCCCGCGCGGCCCGTGCACTGGTGGGCGCTGGTGTGCTGCACTGGCCTGGGCACGGTGTACGGCCTGATCCGCAGCGGCCGCACCCGCCATTGGCGTGACCCGGCGATGACGCTGTTTCAGAACCTCTCGGCCATGGCCTGCGTGGCCGCCGCCTACGTGATCGCCGGGCAGGCGCGCGGCATTGTGCTGCCCATCCTGGCGGTGATCCTCATGTTCGGGGTGTTCGGGCTCACGCCCCGGCAGATGGTGGGGGTGCTCGCCGGCGGGCTGCTGATGTTCGGCGCCGCCGTGGTCTGGGTGCAGGTGCGCACGGCGCCAGGGGCCCAGCCGCTGGCGCTGGCCGCCGCCTACCTGATGATGATCGCCGTGGTGCTGCTGGCCGGCACCTTACTGAACCTGCGCGCCTACGCCACGCGCCAGACGCTGCGCAAGCAAAAGGCCGAGCTGGCGCGCGCCGTGGAGCAGGTGCGCGAGCTGGCCACGCGCGACGAACTCACGGGCCTGCCCAACCGGCGCTTCATGCTGGAGATGATGCACCTGGAGATCCAGCGCGCACGGCGCAGCCACCGGCCGCTGCTGGTCGCCCAGCTGGACCTGGACCATTTCAAGGCCGTCAACGACACCCACGGCCACGCCGCGGGCGACGCCGCGCTGCAGGCCTTTGCGCGCACCGTGGCCGCCTGCGTGCGCAGTGCAGACGTGCTGGCGCGCTGGGGCGGCGAAGAGTTCGTGCTGCTCATGGGCAACACCACCGCGGCCGAAGGCACCTGCCTGCTGACGCGCCTGCGCGAGGCCGTGGCGGCCGCCCCCGTGGCGCTGCCCAGCCAGGACACGGCCCGCCTGACGGTGTCCATCGGCGCGGCGCAGCTGCGCCCCGGCGAAGGCATGGACGCCGTGCTGCAGCGCGCCGACAAGGCCTTGTACGCCGCCAAGCGCCAGGGCCGCGACCGGGTGGTGTGGGCGCCCGGGGATGCTCCTTAA